In the genome of Alphaproteobacteria bacterium, one region contains:
- a CDS encoding alpha/beta hydrolase, producing the protein MAARPTEPPRPLRVGPRPLWLHLGTAAMTWSSAALPAALWVSALRGTDPAVELPTMIELATNRYQRLVTGIAAYQTHPYRRMVAEPPVLWQREGLRLLDYGHPDNPAAPPLLIVPSLINRHYILDLHEDQSFVRFLADAGYRPLLVAWDGFTHSATPVTVEDCITAKLEPALAAVRAATGRPAVLLGYCLGGLLTLALAGRRPEDVAALVFMATPWDFHAGHCRLARSAGQALALIEPVLQLIGRMPVDAVQTLFYAIDPFQVIEKFLRFAEIDPASTEATRFVALEDWLNDGLPLAAPIARTLLGEWYGQNAPAQGRWSIEGRTVTPEALPHPAFVMLPRRDRIVPPASAAALAAVLPRAESITVDAGHIGMVSSRRAPDTAWQPLLHWLQKTIATDAR; encoded by the coding sequence ATGGCCGCCCGACCGACCGAACCGCCCCGTCCTCTCCGCGTTGGCCCACGCCCGCTGTGGCTGCATCTCGGCACTGCGGCAATGACATGGAGCAGCGCCGCCCTGCCGGCCGCGCTGTGGGTGAGTGCGCTGCGCGGCACCGATCCGGCGGTCGAATTGCCGACCATGATCGAACTTGCGACCAATCGCTACCAGCGTCTGGTCACCGGCATCGCCGCCTATCAGACCCACCCCTATCGCCGCATGGTCGCCGAGCCGCCGGTGCTCTGGCAGCGCGAGGGGCTGCGACTACTTGACTACGGCCATCCGGACAATCCGGCAGCGCCGCCGCTTCTGATCGTGCCCTCGCTGATCAACCGCCACTACATCCTGGACCTGCACGAAGACCAGAGCTTCGTCCGCTTCCTGGCCGATGCGGGCTATCGGCCGCTGCTGGTGGCGTGGGACGGGTTCACGCACTCCGCGACTCCGGTCACGGTCGAAGACTGCATCACGGCCAAGCTGGAACCCGCCCTGGCGGCGGTGCGGGCTGCGACCGGCCGCCCGGCCGTGCTGCTCGGCTATTGCCTGGGCGGGTTGTTGACGCTCGCGCTGGCCGGCCGGCGGCCCGAGGACGTGGCAGCCCTGGTGTTCATGGCAACGCCCTGGGACTTCCATGCCGGCCATTGCCGGCTGGCCCGGTCGGCGGGGCAGGCGCTGGCCCTGATCGAGCCGGTGCTGCAACTGATCGGACGGATGCCGGTCGATGCGGTGCAGACGCTGTTCTATGCCATCGACCCATTCCAGGTGATCGAGAAATTCCTGCGCTTTGCCGAAATCGACCCGGCCTCGACCGAGGCCACCCGCTTCGTGGCGCTGGAGGACTGGCTGAACGACGGCCTGCCGCTGGCCGCCCCGATTGCGCGCACGCTTTTGGGCGAATGGTACGGCCAGAACGCGCCCGCCCAGGGGCGCTGGTCGATCGAGGGGCGCACGGTAACGCCGGAGGCCCTGCCACACCCCGCCTTCGTCATGCTGCCCCGCCGCGACCGGATCGTGCCGCCCGCCAGCGCCGCCGCCCTGGCCGCCGTCCTGCCGCGGGCCGAATCGATCACCGTCGACGCGGGCCATATCGGCATGGTATCCAGTCGCAGGGCGCCGGATACGGCCTGGCAGCCGCTGCTGCACTGGTTGCAGAAGACCATTGCGACCGACGCCCGGTAG
- a CDS encoding NUDIX hydrolase, translated as MSDRTYPSRPWSAVGVVVWKGDHVLLIQRGKEPRRGEWSIPGGSHDLGETVREAAVREVMEETGVTIRLGPIVDVIDTIRRDSAGRILIHFTLTDFAATWVAGDAVAGDDAMNAEFVPFEDALRRLNWSETARVIRESRRLLGLD; from the coding sequence ATGAGTGACCGCACCTACCCTTCCCGCCCCTGGTCGGCGGTTGGCGTGGTCGTCTGGAAAGGCGACCACGTTTTGCTGATTCAACGCGGCAAGGAGCCCCGCCGCGGCGAATGGAGCATTCCCGGCGGCTCGCACGATCTGGGCGAGACCGTGCGTGAGGCCGCAGTGCGCGAGGTGATGGAGGAGACCGGCGTCACCATCCGCCTCGGCCCCATTGTCGACGTGATCGACACGATCCGCCGCGACAGCGCCGGGCGCATTCTGATCCACTTCACCCTGACCGACTTTGCCGCCACCTGGGTGGCGGGCGATGCGGTGGCCGGCGACGACGCCATGAACGCGGAGTTCGTGCCCTTTGAGGACGCCCTCCGCCGCCTGAACTGGAGCGAAACCGCCCGCGTCATCCGTGAATCCCGACGGTTGCTGGGGCTGGACTAG
- a CDS encoding acetyl-CoA C-acetyltransferase produces MSTDVVIAHAARTPIGTFGGGLSSLAPAELGTIAVKEALSRAGVAPEDVSEVILGHVLTAGQGQNPARQASIRAGLPDMVPAYTINHVCGSGLKAVGLAAQAIRAGDSSIVVAGGQESMSQAPHATYLRTGTKMGDTSMVDTMIRDGLWDAFNGYHMGNTAENVAEKYQISREEQDAFACGSQNKAEAAMKAGRFNDEIVPVTIKTRKGETVVAADEFPRHGTTVEALAKLRPAFTKDGSVTAGNASGINDGAAALVMMSAAEAEKRGVQGLARIVSFAQAGVDPALMGTGPIPATRRALALAGWTADDLDLIEANEAFAAQALAVGKDLGFDPEKLNVNGGAIALGHPIGASGARVLTTLLFEMQKRDAKKGLATLCIGGGMGVAMCVARD; encoded by the coding sequence ATGAGTACCGATGTCGTTATCGCCCATGCTGCCCGCACCCCGATTGGAACCTTCGGCGGCGGCCTGTCCTCGCTGGCTCCGGCCGAGCTTGGCACCATTGCCGTGAAGGAAGCGCTGTCGCGCGCCGGCGTCGCGCCGGAGGACGTGTCGGAGGTGATTCTCGGCCATGTGCTGACCGCCGGCCAGGGCCAGAACCCCGCCCGCCAGGCCTCGATCCGCGCCGGCCTGCCGGACATGGTGCCGGCCTACACCATCAACCATGTCTGCGGCTCCGGCCTGAAAGCGGTCGGGCTCGCCGCCCAGGCGATCCGCGCGGGCGACAGCAGCATCGTCGTCGCCGGCGGCCAGGAGAGCATGAGCCAGGCGCCGCATGCCACCTATCTGCGCACCGGCACCAAGATGGGCGACACGTCCATGGTCGACACCATGATCCGGGACGGCCTCTGGGATGCCTTCAACGGCTATCACATGGGCAACACCGCGGAGAACGTGGCCGAGAAATACCAGATCAGCCGCGAGGAGCAGGACGCCTTCGCGTGCGGCAGCCAGAACAAGGCGGAAGCGGCGATGAAAGCCGGCCGTTTCAACGACGAGATCGTGCCGGTCACCATCAAGACCCGCAAGGGCGAGACCGTCGTCGCCGCCGACGAGTTTCCGCGCCACGGCACCACCGTGGAGGCGCTCGCCAAGCTGCGCCCGGCCTTCACCAAGGATGGCTCGGTGACCGCCGGCAATGCCTCCGGCATCAATGACGGCGCCGCGGCGCTGGTGATGATGAGCGCGGCGGAGGCGGAAAAGCGCGGCGTGCAGGGGCTGGCCCGCATTGTCTCCTTCGCCCAGGCCGGCGTCGACCCGGCGTTGATGGGCACCGGCCCGATCCCCGCCACCCGCCGCGCGCTGGCGCTGGCCGGCTGGACGGCCGATGACCTGGACCTGATCGAAGCGAACGAGGCCTTCGCCGCCCAGGCGCTGGCGGTCGGCAAGGACCTGGGCTTCGACCCGGAGAAGCTGAACGTCAACGGCGGCGCCATCGCCCTCGGCCACCCGATCGGTGCCTCCGGCGCGCGCGTGCTGACCACGCTGCTGTTCGAGATGCAGAAGCGCGATGCCAAGAAAGGCCTCGCGACGCTGTGCATCGGCGGCGGCATGGGTGTGGCCATGTGCGTGGCGCGCGACTGA
- a CDS encoding isoprenylcysteine carboxylmethyltransferase family protein, which produces MVMGMLDIWKRDPDSPDIVALPPVIHAVGFLAGYACNIWWGWSFGVGRALGIGWLLVAAAGLLAVWAAWCFRRAGTNIPPHQPATALVTDGPYRATRNPMYVALAVAQIGLAGVLDAPAVLLALVVIVPLMHWGVVLREEAYMEAKFGEAYRAYKQATKRYV; this is translated from the coding sequence ATGGTCATGGGCATGCTCGACATCTGGAAGCGCGACCCGGACAGCCCGGACATCGTCGCGCTGCCGCCGGTGATCCATGCCGTGGGGTTTCTGGCGGGCTATGCCTGCAATATCTGGTGGGGCTGGAGCTTCGGCGTCGGCCGGGCGCTCGGCATCGGCTGGTTGCTGGTGGCCGCGGCCGGCCTGCTGGCGGTTTGGGCCGCCTGGTGCTTCCGCCGCGCCGGCACCAACATCCCGCCGCACCAACCGGCGACCGCCCTGGTGACCGACGGCCCCTACCGCGCGACGCGCAACCCGATGTATGTGGCGCTCGCCGTCGCCCAGATCGGCCTTGCCGGCGTTCTGGACGCGCCGGCGGTGCTGCTGGCGCTGGTCGTCATCGTCCCGCTGATGCACTGGGGCGTGGTGCTGCGCGAGGAAGCCTATATGGAAGCCAAGTTCGGCGAGGCGTATCGGGCCTACAAGCAGGCGACGAAGCGGTATGTTTGA